From Scytonema millei VB511283, the proteins below share one genomic window:
- a CDS encoding GldG family protein gives MKTVAKKKKTYWQYLFLLGPFLILMGLTAGTVAGSWGIVPLGLIAAGAVLSVLGLVWQAYKTKWWKRRSTQAGTNAIAATLAVLVILGLINFLATRYQTRIDFTETGLYTLAPQSREIVQNLSQPVKVWVFDRNQNPQDRALLENYRRQGSQFSFEYVDPQTRPGLAQKFGVKSFGDVYIEAGNRRQFIQSVGQGRLSEVQLTTKIQQVTSDRAGKVYFLQGHGEVGIGEQSKLSSALNTLKDRNFAAEPLNLVQQAKIPQDATVVIVASPKRGLFPQEVKALSAYLDRGGSLMLLLDPQTNPNLDSLLQNWGLTLDNRVIIDPAGQAIGFGPAFAVVDNYGQHPITQDFGNNLSIFGGARAIDSKPVTGVEATPILQTSAESWAESDIQSQPLRFDPASDRKGPLTIGYALNRIVSAEPVANAAPKTTQARMVVIGNAQFAIDGLFEQQLNGDVFLNSISWLSSQDNKQTLSVRPKEQKQRRLNLTPLQINLLGWISLVILPVIGFACAVLLWWLRR, from the coding sequence ATGAAAACTGTCGCTAAAAAGAAAAAAACTTATTGGCAATACCTATTTTTGCTCGGTCCCTTCCTGATTCTGATGGGCTTAACAGCGGGAACCGTAGCAGGTAGTTGGGGAATTGTCCCTTTGGGATTAATTGCTGCTGGCGCTGTTTTAAGCGTTTTAGGTCTGGTATGGCAAGCTTATAAAACTAAGTGGTGGAAGCGACGTTCGACTCAGGCGGGAACAAATGCGATCGCTGCAACTTTAGCAGTTTTGGTCATTCTCGGACTCATTAATTTCTTAGCCACTCGCTACCAAACGCGGATCGATTTCACCGAAACAGGGCTGTATACCTTAGCCCCTCAGTCGCGTGAAATTGTCCAAAATTTATCTCAACCCGTCAAGGTGTGGGTATTCGATCGCAACCAAAACCCCCAAGATCGAGCATTATTAGAAAATTATCGCCGTCAAGGGTCGCAGTTTAGTTTTGAGTATGTCGATCCACAAACACGACCAGGGTTAGCTCAAAAGTTCGGTGTGAAATCGTTTGGTGATGTTTACATAGAAGCAGGCAATCGGCGACAGTTCATACAATCGGTCGGACAAGGGCGATTGTCAGAAGTGCAACTGACAACTAAAATTCAGCAAGTGACAAGCGATCGCGCTGGAAAAGTCTATTTCCTTCAAGGTCACGGCGAAGTTGGGATTGGGGAACAGAGTAAGCTATCCTCAGCCCTGAATACACTTAAAGATAGAAACTTTGCTGCCGAACCGCTGAATTTAGTCCAGCAAGCGAAAATTCCTCAAGATGCGACTGTGGTTATCGTCGCCAGTCCCAAACGAGGGTTATTTCCCCAGGAAGTTAAAGCCTTAAGCGCGTATTTAGATCGGGGTGGAAGTTTGATGCTACTCCTCGACCCTCAGACAAACCCCAATTTAGATAGTCTGCTGCAAAATTGGGGGCTTACCCTAGATAACCGAGTGATTATCGATCCTGCTGGACAAGCAATCGGTTTTGGTCCTGCTTTTGCTGTGGTTGATAATTACGGACAACATCCAATTACGCAAGATTTTGGCAATAATCTATCGATTTTTGGTGGTGCGAGAGCAATTGACAGCAAACCAGTCACAGGAGTGGAAGCAACGCCAATTCTACAAACGAGTGCTGAAAGTTGGGCGGAAAGCGACATACAAAGCCAACCATTGCGCTTCGATCCGGCAAGCGATCGCAAAGGTCCTTTAACTATAGGTTACGCCCTCAATCGCATCGTCTCAGCCGAGCCAGTAGCTAATGCTGCTCCCAAGACAACTCAAGCCAGGATGGTAGTCATTGGTAACGCTCAATTTGCGATCGATGGATTATTCGAGCAGCAATTGAATGGAGACGTGTTCTTAAATTCCATTAGCTGGTTGAGCAGTCAAGATAACAAACAAACTCTATCCGTGCGCCCCAAGGAACAAAAACAGCGCCGTCTGAATCTCACACCCCTACAAATTAATCTTCTAGGTTGGATCTCTTTAGTCATTCTGCCAGTCATTGGTTTTGCCTGCGCTGTATTGCTGTGGTGGCTGCGGAGATAA
- a CDS encoding ABC transporter permease — translation MRLIFANIIAIYRRELQSYFVSPLAYAIAGIFWLLSGFFFALILLGPQGIIQQVAQRDLLQGQQPGVPASPIDVAYEFQQAFLGIMGSLALFILPILSMGLYAEERKRGTLELLATSPVTNWAVAVGKLLGVVTFFLTLILPIFAYEAFALSTANPAIFPVVPLMGHLGLILLAAGILSLGMFISSLTDSTILAAIITFALILFLWVIDAIAQNLSGTPVGAILSHLSLLKHYTNWIQGIFDSSSLVVFLSYILLGIFLTAQAIDALRFQRS, via the coding sequence ATGCGTTTAATTTTTGCTAACATCATCGCGATTTATCGAAGGGAGTTACAAAGTTATTTTGTCTCGCCTTTGGCTTATGCGATCGCGGGTATATTTTGGTTATTATCTGGGTTTTTCTTTGCCTTGATTCTATTGGGTCCACAAGGAATTATTCAGCAAGTTGCTCAAAGAGATTTACTGCAAGGGCAGCAACCTGGAGTTCCTGCCTCACCGATTGATGTGGCTTACGAGTTTCAACAAGCTTTCTTGGGAATCATGGGTTCTTTGGCTTTATTTATCTTGCCTATATTATCAATGGGTTTGTATGCCGAAGAACGCAAGCGCGGCACGTTAGAATTACTCGCGACTTCTCCCGTGACAAACTGGGCGGTTGCTGTAGGGAAACTATTAGGAGTTGTTACATTTTTTCTAACATTGATATTGCCAATTTTTGCTTATGAAGCATTTGCTTTAAGTACTGCGAACCCTGCCATATTTCCAGTCGTTCCCTTGATGGGACATTTGGGACTCATCCTATTAGCGGCAGGAATCTTATCTCTAGGAATGTTCATTTCTTCTCTCACCGATAGCACAATTCTGGCGGCGATTATTACATTTGCTTTAATTTTGTTTCTTTGGGTTATCGATGCGATCGCCCAAAATCTTAGCGGTACGCCAGTGGGTGCAATTTTAAGTCATCTTTCGTTACTCAAACACTATACCAATTGGATACAAGGGATTTTTGATTCTAGTAGTTTAGTTGTTTTTCTCAGTTACATTCTATTAGGGATTTTTCTCACCGCACAGGCGATCGATGCTTTACGATTTCAAAGATCTTGA
- a CDS encoding ABC transporter ATP-binding protein produces MIEVEHLSKIYGSTSGIQDVTFSVEAGEILGFLGPNGAGKTTTMRILAGYLPASSGTARIAGYDVHEQSLAVRQRIGYLPETPPLYLDMTVEGFLYFVARLKGVAAGDRHRRVKAAIERCNLQEKRRVLIRKLSKGFRQRVGIAQAIVHDPPVIILDEPTVGLDPRQIIDVRNLIKSLADSHTIVLSTHILPEVSMTCNRVAIINRGQIIATGTPDSLEANLTGGAGYEIETEGDSAAAQQLIKMLPSVRSVESISTTEANRYVLRVISQPTTEPGPDIVAVLVGMGLKIYEMRRTRASLEDVFLELTMEETVTSDQLSVTSEQ; encoded by the coding sequence ATGATTGAAGTCGAACATTTGAGTAAAATTTACGGTTCTACGTCTGGGATTCAGGATGTGACTTTCAGCGTGGAAGCGGGAGAAATTTTGGGTTTCCTTGGACCCAATGGCGCTGGAAAGACCACAACTATGCGGATCTTAGCGGGCTATCTACCTGCGAGTAGCGGTACGGCACGCATCGCAGGCTATGATGTCCACGAACAGTCCTTAGCCGTGCGTCAGCGGATTGGTTATTTACCAGAAACACCACCTCTATATCTCGATATGACGGTGGAAGGGTTTCTATATTTTGTAGCAAGACTGAAGGGAGTAGCCGCAGGCGATCGCCATCGGCGGGTCAAAGCAGCTATCGAACGGTGTAACCTACAAGAAAAACGGCGCGTTTTGATTCGCAAACTTTCCAAAGGGTTTCGTCAACGGGTGGGGATCGCTCAGGCGATCGTTCACGATCCCCCAGTGATTATTCTCGACGAACCTACGGTAGGACTCGATCCCCGCCAAATTATTGATGTCCGTAATTTAATTAAAAGTCTTGCTGATAGCCATACAATCGTACTTTCTACCCACATTCTGCCAGAAGTCAGCATGACCTGTAACCGCGTCGCCATTATCAATCGCGGACAAATCATTGCTACCGGAACTCCCGACAGTTTAGAGGCAAACCTGACTGGTGGTGCAGGTTACGAAATTGAGACTGAAGGGGATAGCGCGGCGGCGCAACAATTGATAAAAATGCTGCCCAGCGTGCGATCGGTAGAATCAATATCTACCACAGAAGCCAATCGCTACGTGCTGCGAGTCATTTCCCAACCTACTACGGAGCCAGGACCAGATATTGTTGCCGTTTTGGTCGGAATGGGCCTGAAAATTTACGAAATGCGAAGAACGCGAGCATCATTAGAAGATGTGTTCTTAGAACTAACTATGGAAGAGACAGTGACCAGTGACCAGTTATCAGTGACCAGTGAGCAGTAA
- the ribD gene encoding bifunctional diaminohydroxyphosphoribosylaminopyrimidine deaminase/5-amino-6-(5-phosphoribosylamino)uracil reductase RibD produces MDSKIEPRVGTAFDREMMQRCLTLARRALGRTAPNPLVGAVVVQDGKIVGEGFHPGAGQPHAEVFALKAAGDRALGATVYVSLEPCNHYGRTPPCTEALIAAGVAKVVVGMVDPNPLVAGRGVARLRSAGIEVVVGVEEADCRQLNEGFIHRMIYQRPFGIFKYAMTLDGKIATTSGHSAWITNPAAREEVQQLRIACDAIIVGGNTVRIDNPRLTIRQIDAPNPLRVVMSRTLDLPTTAHLWQTETVPTLVMTQTGANPDMQKILRDRGVEILELDSLTPTAAMAHLYQRGCLSVLWECGGTLAAEAIAQGTIQKIFAFIAPKIIGGSTAPTPVGDLGFTQMTQAITLERVQWRTVGSDCLMEGYLLGSRERTSREQRGQGSRGAGDSF; encoded by the coding sequence ATGGATTCCAAAATAGAGCCAAGGGTAGGTACTGCTTTCGACCGAGAAATGATGCAACGGTGTCTTACCCTTGCCCGTCGTGCTTTGGGACGCACTGCTCCCAATCCTCTGGTTGGGGCTGTTGTGGTGCAGGATGGAAAAATCGTCGGCGAGGGCTTTCATCCTGGGGCGGGGCAACCCCATGCAGAAGTTTTTGCCTTAAAAGCAGCAGGCGATCGCGCCTTGGGAGCTACCGTTTACGTCAGCCTCGAACCCTGCAACCACTACGGACGTACCCCACCTTGTACGGAAGCTTTAATCGCGGCTGGGGTAGCAAAAGTTGTAGTGGGAATGGTCGATCCGAACCCTTTAGTTGCAGGGAGGGGAGTTGCGCGGCTACGCAGTGCGGGAATTGAAGTTGTAGTTGGAGTCGAAGAAGCCGACTGTCGGCAACTCAATGAAGGGTTTATTCATCGCATGATCTACCAGCGACCCTTCGGCATCTTTAAATATGCCATGACCCTCGATGGCAAAATTGCCACCACTAGCGGTCATAGTGCCTGGATCACTAATCCAGCAGCGCGAGAAGAGGTACAGCAGCTACGAATTGCGTGCGATGCCATCATTGTGGGCGGAAACACCGTGAGGATTGACAATCCTCGCTTGACAATCCGCCAAATTGATGCTCCTAATCCTTTACGGGTAGTCATGAGCCGGACGTTAGATTTACCAACAACGGCTCATTTGTGGCAAACCGAAACAGTACCGACATTAGTGATGACGCAAACGGGAGCAAACCCTGACATGCAGAAAATCTTACGCGATCGCGGTGTAGAAATTTTAGAACTCGATTCCCTCACCCCCACCGCAGCAATGGCTCATCTCTACCAGCGCGGCTGTCTTTCCGTTCTGTGGGAATGCGGCGGAACTTTAGCAGCAGAAGCGATCGCCCAAGGTACAATTCAGAAAATTTTCGCCTTTATTGCCCCCAAAATCATCGGCGGCAGCACAGCTCCCACCCCAGTAGGCGACTTAGGCTTCACCCAAATGACACAAGCCATAACTCTCGAACGAGTCCAGTGGCGTACCGTAGGTTCTGATTGCTTGATGGAAGGGTATTTACTAGGGAGCAGGGAGCGCACGAGCAGGGAGCAGAGGGGACAAGGAAGCAGGGGAGCAGGGGATTCATTCTAG
- the hisC gene encoding histidinol-phosphate transaminase — translation MTYFRHNIEQMSGYVPGEQIVGANIIKINSNENPYPPSPLVLEALRNLDGELLRRYPEPMAGRFRTAVSAALDLPSDWIIVGNGSDELLGVITRACTSPQRQIVCPMPTYVLYRTLAQIQDAEFVEIPYDNNYNLPLEELIAANGAVTFIASPHSPSGTVVSLDILDKLAAQLHGVLVIDEAYVDFATENALELAKKHDNVIILRTLSKGYSLAGIRLGFAVANPTLIAGLMKVKDSYNVDAIACIVGVAALQDQAHKNANAEKIKTSRVKLASELQKLNFDLYPSQANFLLARSPHGNAEYLYHSLKTRGILVRYFPQPRLEDKLRITVGTDEQNAQLVKALAEIL, via the coding sequence ATGACATACTTTCGCCACAACATCGAGCAAATGTCAGGCTACGTACCTGGAGAACAGATCGTTGGCGCGAATATTATCAAGATTAACTCGAATGAGAATCCTTACCCGCCCTCACCTTTGGTATTGGAAGCATTACGTAACTTAGATGGAGAATTATTACGGCGCTATCCAGAACCAATGGCTGGACGTTTTCGCACTGCTGTTAGTGCTGCTTTAGATCTCCCTTCCGACTGGATTATTGTCGGTAACGGTAGTGACGAACTGCTTGGTGTGATTACCCGCGCTTGTACCTCACCGCAACGGCAAATTGTTTGTCCGATGCCGACCTATGTTTTATATCGTACCTTGGCACAGATTCAGGATGCTGAATTTGTCGAAATTCCCTATGACAACAATTACAATCTGCCGCTAGAAGAACTCATCGCGGCAAATGGAGCTGTGACATTTATTGCTTCACCCCACAGTCCATCTGGTACAGTCGTGTCACTGGATATACTCGACAAGTTGGCAGCACAACTACACGGTGTTTTAGTCATTGACGAGGCTTATGTTGACTTTGCCACAGAAAATGCTTTGGAACTGGCTAAAAAACACGATAATGTCATCATTTTAAGAACGCTTTCTAAGGGCTATTCTTTAGCAGGAATTAGACTGGGCTTTGCTGTAGCTAATCCTACTTTAATTGCCGGATTAATGAAGGTGAAAGATAGTTACAACGTTGATGCGATCGCCTGTATTGTAGGGGTAGCTGCACTTCAAGACCAAGCACACAAAAATGCTAATGCCGAGAAAATTAAAACGTCGCGGGTAAAGTTAGCTAGTGAATTGCAAAAACTCAACTTCGATCTTTATCCATCGCAAGCCAACTTTCTTTTAGCGCGATCGCCTCATGGCAATGCCGAATATCTTTACCACAGTTTGAAAACACGAGGTATATTAGTCCGATATTTTCCCCAGCCGCGCCTAGAAGACAAACTTCGCATTACTGTTGGTACAGACGAGCAAAACGCTCAACTTGTCAAGGCTCTGGCTGAGATTTTGTGA
- the mreD gene encoding rod shape-determining protein MreD, which yields MRYLWQKSPGWRQFVNGVAIVGSASLCLLLLPMRLPGTVLLGIAPNWLLIWVVTWSIKRSVLQGAIAGITLGLIQDGMTAHNPTHVFGLMMVGILTARLQKQRYLQEDFISVALIVFAMTIMVETIATLQFGFLGEATTYTFGLPLEKLAEVWQHHQQIALISAVISSLWAPVIYYPLNHWWTTTRFLGTR from the coding sequence TTGCGATATCTGTGGCAAAAGTCTCCTGGTTGGCGACAGTTTGTTAATGGGGTAGCGATTGTTGGCTCGGCGAGTTTGTGTCTGCTCTTACTACCGATGCGCTTGCCAGGAACAGTTTTACTTGGTATTGCTCCTAACTGGCTGCTGATCTGGGTAGTTACTTGGAGTATTAAACGCTCGGTTTTACAAGGAGCGATCGCAGGTATTACTTTAGGACTGATTCAAGATGGCATGACTGCCCATAATCCCACTCACGTTTTTGGTTTAATGATGGTGGGAATTCTGACGGCACGGTTGCAAAAGCAGCGCTATCTTCAGGAAGATTTTATTTCTGTGGCTCTGATTGTCTTTGCCATGACGATTATGGTAGAAACGATCGCCACTCTACAATTTGGTTTTCTGGGTGAGGCAACAACATATACATTTGGTTTGCCATTAGAGAAATTAGCTGAGGTGTGGCAACATCACCAACAAATTGCGTTAATTTCAGCCGTAATCAGTAGCCTTTGGGCTCCAGTTATTTACTATCCCTTAAATCATTGGTGGACAACAACGAGATTTTTAGGCACGCGATGA
- the mreC gene encoding rod shape-determining protein MreC, with translation MYIERRQWWEKRALPILLCVVALGTAWTVRQTQAALIFEIYQLITHPFHRSVSVQAERLSDAQNQELQAQLAELKSQNQQLKKLLSYESANSLEQAIVAPVIGRSADQWWQQITLGRGTSTGIKVGDIVTAPGGLVGKISSVTPSTSRVLLISDRTSQLGVTVSRSRHTGFLRGLSESQAVMQFFDKVPDVKRGDAIVTSTYSQIYPAGLPVGKIESIDLNKSPAPEAIVSFSAPIPHLEWVVVYSKSH, from the coding sequence ATGTATATCGAACGTCGTCAGTGGTGGGAGAAACGCGCCCTACCGATCTTACTATGCGTTGTTGCCCTTGGTACTGCTTGGACTGTCAGGCAGACCCAAGCAGCACTGATTTTTGAAATTTATCAGCTCATCACTCACCCATTTCATCGCTCGGTTTCCGTGCAAGCAGAGCGTTTAAGTGATGCTCAAAATCAAGAGCTGCAAGCTCAGTTAGCAGAACTCAAAAGCCAAAACCAGCAGTTGAAAAAACTACTTAGTTATGAGTCTGCTAATAGTTTAGAACAAGCTATTGTCGCTCCAGTCATCGGACGTAGTGCCGATCAATGGTGGCAACAAATAACTTTGGGACGCGGTACGAGTACGGGAATTAAAGTCGGAGATATTGTCACTGCTCCTGGGGGATTGGTGGGTAAGATTAGTAGCGTCACTCCCAGTACCAGCCGCGTACTGTTAATTAGCGATCGCACTAGTCAGCTAGGGGTGACAGTCAGTCGCAGCCGTCATACGGGATTTTTACGCGGGTTATCAGAAAGTCAAGCCGTGATGCAGTTTTTTGATAAAGTGCCTGACGTGAAACGCGGCGATGCGATCGTCACTTCTACCTACAGCCAAATTTATCCCGCCGGACTACCCGTAGGCAAGATTGAATCCATCGACTTGAATAAAAGCCCCGCTCCCGAAGCTATTGTCTCCTTTTCCGCTCCCATTCCCCATCTAGAGTGGGTAGTTGTTTATTCTAAAAGTCATTAG